From a single Bacillus pumilus genomic region:
- the fumC gene encoding class II fumarate hydratase encodes MTEFRIEKDTMGEIKVPKDKFWGAQTQRSKENFKIGSEKMPKEVVNAFAILKRSTAIANERLGNLESEKAEAIAAVCDDIISGKYDEHFPLVVWQTGSGTQSNMNMNEVVANRATAYLKDKNSEFSIHPNDDVNRSQSSNDTFPTAMHVAAVLAVYKKLLPAIDQLRATLDEKAKAYQEIVKIGRTHLQDATPLTVGQEISGWVYMLDRSKEMILESTEKMRELAIGGTAVGTGINAHPDFGQYVSEEISQLTGQTFNSSPNKFHALTSHDEITYAHGALKALAADLMKIANDVRWLASGPRCGIGELIIPENEPGSSIMPGKVNPTQSEALTMIAAQIMGNDATIGFAASQGNFELNVFKPVIIYNFLQSVELLADGMNSFHDKCAVGIEPNLETIEKNLNDSLMLVTALNPHIGYENAAKIAKLAHKEGLTLKEAALQLELLTEEQFEEFVKPEDMVTPKAK; translated from the coding sequence ATGACGGAATTTAGAATCGAAAAAGATACAATGGGCGAAATCAAGGTGCCAAAGGATAAATTCTGGGGTGCACAAACACAACGAAGCAAAGAAAATTTCAAAATCGGTTCTGAGAAAATGCCAAAGGAAGTTGTGAATGCGTTTGCAATTTTGAAGCGTAGCACAGCGATTGCCAACGAACGTCTTGGCAACCTTGAAAGCGAAAAAGCAGAAGCAATTGCTGCTGTATGTGATGACATCATCAGCGGAAAGTATGACGAGCATTTCCCGCTTGTTGTATGGCAGACAGGCAGCGGGACACAAAGTAACATGAATATGAACGAAGTCGTTGCAAATAGAGCAACTGCTTACTTGAAAGATAAAAATAGTGAGTTCAGCATTCACCCGAATGATGACGTTAACCGCAGTCAAAGCTCAAATGACACATTCCCAACTGCTATGCACGTGGCAGCTGTTTTAGCTGTGTACAAAAAATTATTGCCTGCGATTGATCAATTAAGAGCGACTCTTGATGAGAAAGCAAAAGCATATCAAGAAATTGTGAAAATCGGTCGTACGCACTTGCAAGATGCAACACCACTGACAGTAGGTCAAGAAATTAGCGGCTGGGTGTACATGCTGGACCGTTCAAAAGAAATGATTCTAGAATCAACTGAAAAAATGAGAGAGCTTGCAATTGGCGGAACGGCTGTTGGTACAGGAATTAACGCACATCCTGACTTTGGTCAATACGTGTCGGAAGAAATCAGCCAATTAACAGGTCAAACATTCAATTCTTCACCAAACAAATTCCATGCGCTGACAAGCCATGATGAAATTACGTATGCACACGGTGCCCTAAAAGCGCTTGCGGCTGATCTCATGAAAATTGCCAACGATGTGAGATGGCTTGCGAGTGGTCCGCGCTGTGGAATTGGTGAATTGATCATTCCTGAAAATGAGCCAGGAAGCTCCATTATGCCAGGTAAAGTCAATCCAACTCAAAGCGAAGCTTTAACAATGATCGCAGCACAAATCATGGGGAATGACGCAACAATCGGTTTTGCCGCGAGCCAAGGAAACTTTGAGCTGAACGTATTTAAGCCGGTTATTATTTATAATTTCTTGCAATCAGTTGAATTACTTGCTGACGGCATGAATTCATTTCATGACAAATGTGCAGTTGGAATTGAACCAAACCTAGAAACAATCGAGAAAAACTTGAACGATTCATTGATGCTTGTGACGGCACTTAACCCTCACATCGGATATGAAAATGCAGCCAAAATTGCAAAGCTTGCTCACAAAGAAGGATTAACGTTAAAAGAAGCAGCACTTCAATTAGAGCTGTTAACAGAAGAGCAGTTTGAAGAATTTGTGAAACCAGAAGACATGGTGACACCAAAAGCAAAATAA
- a CDS encoding YvzF family protein, which translates to MAQIRLAGTKEEIDRILQSFDKHYEVTYTSKDYGKTNPKYKYSKDVRVYIELKLK; encoded by the coding sequence ATGGCGCAAATTCGTTTAGCAGGAACAAAAGAGGAGATTGACCGTATTCTACAGTCGTTTGACAAGCATTATGAAGTGACATATACATCAAAAGATTACGGAAAAACGAACCCAAAATACAAATATTCGAAAGATGTTCGCGTTTATATTGAACTAAAATTAAAATAA
- a CDS encoding spore germination protein gives MSQTPLKEHLYDNLSIILPQLKEMDDLVHEKKTLPHGQVVYYLYIKEMNEEMQFQTFLKLLLQDHSSLTKEKLESNLSMMTTRSVKTCEELVDAIFQGHCVVLINGFQHAYILETNGTKKRSLGDATSETVVRGPKIGFIEDLNTNLALVRQRLKNPDLKSVDMKIGLQKYTQVTIMYIDGIVQVPVLKEVKKRLKQVTVDDIQDSGVLEELIEDNVYSPFPQIQNTERPDKVASALNNGRVAIFVDHSPFVLIVPASLAAIMQSPDDYYERWIAASLIRLLRFTSIFLTLFLSAIYIALVSFHQGLLPTTLAISISSTRENVPFPPIVEALIMEMTIELLREAGLRLPNPLGQTIGLVGGVVIGQAAVQAHIVSSIMVIIVSVIALASFTVPQYGMGMSFRVLRFVSMFTAATFGLYGIVLFMLILLTHLTRQKSFGTPYFSPDFVFSYKNEDNSIIRLPLKNQKKGERHGQS, from the coding sequence TTGAGTCAGACTCCATTGAAAGAGCACTTATACGATAATCTTTCCATCATTCTCCCGCAATTAAAGGAAATGGATGATTTGGTCCATGAGAAAAAAACATTACCTCACGGACAAGTGGTTTACTATTTATACATTAAAGAAATGAACGAAGAAATGCAGTTCCAAACCTTTTTAAAGCTGCTTCTCCAAGATCATTCGTCTCTTACAAAAGAAAAGTTGGAATCTAATTTATCCATGATGACCACCCGTTCAGTAAAAACCTGTGAGGAATTGGTCGATGCGATTTTTCAAGGTCATTGCGTGGTGCTGATTAACGGATTTCAACATGCTTATATATTAGAGACAAACGGAACGAAGAAACGTAGTTTAGGGGATGCTACGTCTGAAACAGTCGTGAGAGGACCCAAAATTGGCTTTATTGAAGATTTAAATACGAATTTAGCTCTTGTGAGACAGCGCTTAAAAAATCCTGATCTCAAAAGCGTCGATATGAAGATTGGTCTACAGAAATACACCCAGGTGACCATCATGTACATTGACGGTATCGTTCAAGTACCTGTGTTAAAAGAAGTTAAAAAACGGCTCAAGCAAGTCACCGTTGATGATATACAAGACTCTGGTGTTCTTGAGGAGCTCATTGAAGACAATGTGTATTCTCCTTTTCCACAAATTCAAAACACAGAGCGCCCGGATAAAGTAGCGTCTGCTTTAAATAATGGCCGGGTCGCCATCTTTGTCGATCATTCCCCTTTTGTGCTCATTGTACCTGCTTCCCTTGCGGCGATTATGCAATCACCGGATGATTATTATGAAAGATGGATTGCCGCCTCTCTTATTCGTTTACTACGGTTTACTTCAATCTTTCTGACATTATTTTTATCTGCCATTTATATTGCGCTTGTGTCGTTCCATCAAGGTCTTTTGCCAACCACTCTAGCTATTTCGATCTCAAGCACAAGGGAAAATGTCCCCTTTCCGCCAATTGTCGAGGCTCTCATCATGGAGATGACGATTGAGCTGCTGCGGGAAGCGGGCTTAAGACTGCCAAATCCGCTCGGTCAGACAATCGGACTTGTTGGTGGGGTTGTCATTGGACAAGCTGCCGTTCAAGCCCATATTGTCAGCTCGATCATGGTGATTATTGTCAGTGTCATTGCACTTGCTTCCTTTACCGTTCCTCAATATGGAATGGGCATGTCCTTTCGTGTGCTCCGCTTTGTATCCATGTTTACTGCGGCTACCTTTGGTTTATATGGGATTGTGCTGTTTATGCTCATACTCCTTACTCATCTCACGCGGCAAAAAAGTTTTGGCACACCGTATTTCTCACCAGATTTTGTATTCAGCTATAAAAACGAAGACAATTCCATCATTCGATTGCCTTTAAAAAATCAAAAGAAAGGAGAACGACATGGTCAATCATAA
- a CDS encoding GerAB/ArcD/ProY family transporter, whose product MVNHKESISSYQASAIITNTTLGASMMILPRSMAQAATTPDGWIALLLMSVIYIVFIFANVLMMKKVPFSSYYDYTNEGLGKWLGALANLLIIIYFLGVASYEVRAMSEMVKFFLLQNTPVAVTMISFIVVGFYLVIGGIGDLARLFPFILIMTLIILFVAYGLSLQEFKLDNLRPVLGEGFSPVFNSFNASAISFVGIEMMLFMPAYLNTQKHTFAYGTVGFLIPAIIYIFTYILVIGALTVKETATLTWPTIALFQSFDIQGIFIERIDSFLLIVWLIQLYTSFVGYTFFAAIGVSKLTKFPKKVVLVLMGIAIYFAAIFPKDVDTVRDYLTYVNNLFFLLFGILPFLLFIIVFFKRRRKTT is encoded by the coding sequence ATGGTCAATCATAAAGAGTCAATATCAAGCTATCAGGCAAGCGCCATTATTACCAATACAACACTAGGCGCAAGTATGATGATTCTGCCAAGATCGATGGCTCAGGCTGCGACTACACCTGACGGCTGGATTGCACTCTTACTTATGAGTGTCATTTACATAGTGTTTATTTTTGCAAATGTCCTCATGATGAAAAAAGTCCCCTTCTCCTCTTATTATGATTATACGAACGAAGGGCTTGGGAAATGGCTTGGCGCTCTTGCCAATCTCTTGATTATTATTTATTTTCTTGGCGTCGCCAGCTATGAAGTACGCGCGATGTCGGAAATGGTCAAATTCTTTCTGCTTCAAAACACGCCAGTAGCTGTGACAATGATCAGCTTTATTGTGGTTGGGTTTTATCTGGTGATTGGAGGAATTGGTGATTTAGCGCGGCTTTTCCCTTTTATACTGATTATGACGCTCATCATCTTATTTGTCGCTTACGGACTTAGTCTTCAAGAATTTAAGTTAGATAACCTCCGTCCCGTATTAGGAGAGGGATTCTCCCCTGTCTTCAATTCCTTTAATGCATCCGCCATTTCGTTTGTCGGCATTGAAATGATGCTGTTTATGCCTGCTTATTTGAACACACAAAAACATACCTTTGCTTATGGGACAGTCGGCTTTTTAATTCCAGCGATTATTTATATTTTCACTTATATTCTTGTGATTGGTGCGCTGACTGTCAAAGAAACGGCGACTTTGACTTGGCCGACCATTGCCTTATTTCAATCTTTTGATATTCAGGGGATTTTTATTGAACGAATTGACTCCTTTTTGCTTATTGTTTGGCTCATTCAACTTTATACAAGCTTTGTCGGATATACATTTTTCGCTGCAATCGGGGTGTCTAAACTGACCAAGTTTCCTAAAAAAGTGGTTCTCGTTTTAATGGGGATTGCCATTTACTTTGCAGCGATTTTTCCAAAGGATGTCGATACAGTGAGAGATTATTTAACCTATGTGAACAACCTCTTTTTCCTGCTGTTCGGCATTCTCCCGTTTCTCTTATTTATCATCGTGTTTTTCAAAAGGAGGCGGAAAACAACATGA
- a CDS encoding Ger(x)C family spore germination protein — translation MKKKAALALLTLVLLSGCWDSTNIEELNMAIGFAVDKGDQGHKLKVSMQVLVPQKISQEASIKDPTKIIETNGDSVHQIFRTTALKSHRIFAQQLRVFLFSEELINENNFDLVINQFIRDNETRRGGLVFMTEKPGDMLKINDDGQPASTTLYDLSENRKSTIRMLKAVSLGDISSAMQNNVSFAIPKVSVDQGKLMLDGASIIKNKRFLTNISPLAVQSYNLLTGDGMGGIIEFEYQHSIYSFEIFKLKHHVETHKSASGKYQFDVSVELDGRLSEDWNERENSFDEKYLQEIEGVVKRRLEKNVKNFIGELQHEFKADICGFYQKANIAYPKDFRKEAKHWDEIFSESDIRYKANVKIRDFGTKGATQSL, via the coding sequence ATGAAAAAGAAAGCCGCTCTTGCTCTTTTGACGCTGGTTCTATTAAGTGGCTGCTGGGATAGCACAAATATTGAGGAGCTAAACATGGCGATCGGATTTGCAGTAGATAAAGGGGACCAAGGGCATAAATTAAAGGTGTCTATGCAAGTCCTCGTGCCTCAAAAGATCTCTCAGGAAGCAAGCATCAAAGATCCTACGAAAATCATTGAAACAAATGGGGATTCGGTGCATCAAATATTCCGCACAACGGCGCTGAAAAGCCATCGCATTTTCGCACAGCAGCTGCGGGTGTTTTTGTTTTCTGAGGAACTCATCAATGAGAATAATTTCGACCTCGTCATTAATCAATTCATTCGAGACAATGAAACGAGGAGAGGAGGCCTCGTCTTTATGACAGAGAAGCCTGGGGACATGCTGAAAATCAATGACGACGGCCAGCCAGCCTCTACGACCTTATACGATCTTTCTGAGAATAGAAAATCGACCATTCGCATGCTCAAGGCTGTCTCATTAGGAGATATTTCTTCTGCCATGCAAAACAATGTATCTTTCGCTATTCCGAAAGTCAGCGTCGATCAAGGTAAATTAATGCTCGATGGTGCCTCTATTATTAAGAATAAGCGATTTCTCACCAATATTTCTCCGTTAGCAGTACAGTCATACAATCTGTTAACTGGAGACGGGATGGGTGGAATCATTGAATTTGAATATCAACACAGCATCTACTCTTTTGAGATTTTCAAACTCAAGCACCATGTCGAAACTCACAAATCCGCCAGCGGAAAATATCAATTTGATGTGTCAGTGGAGCTTGATGGACGATTGTCTGAGGATTGGAATGAACGTGAGAACTCTTTTGATGAAAAGTACCTCCAAGAAATCGAAGGCGTTGTAAAGCGTCGATTAGAGAAAAACGTAAAAAATTTCATCGGTGAATTACAGCATGAGTTCAAAGCAGATATTTGCGGGTTTTATCAAAAGGCGAATATTGCGTACCCGAAGGACTTTCGAAAAGAAGCAAAACATTGGGATGAGATTTTCAGTGAATCAGATATTCGATACAAAGCAAATGTGAAAATCCGTGACTTCGGGACTAAGGGCGCAACACAATCCTTATAG
- a CDS encoding response regulator, with amino-acid sequence MIRVLLIDDHEMVRMGLAAFLEAQADIEVIGEASDGQQGVELAVELKPDVILMDLVMEGMDGIEATKRICQKIDDAKIIVLTSFIDDDKVYPVIEAGALSYLLKTSKAGEIADAIRSASIGEPRLESKVAGKVMNKLRHSSNGSILHDALTAREMEILKLIADGKSNKVIAEELFITIKTVKTHITNILSKLDVEDRTQAAVYAHRHKLIQ; translated from the coding sequence ATGATTCGAGTGCTTTTAATCGACGATCACGAAATGGTGAGAATGGGGCTTGCTGCCTTTTTAGAGGCGCAGGCTGATATTGAAGTCATTGGTGAAGCGTCAGATGGACAACAAGGTGTAGAGCTAGCGGTTGAATTAAAGCCAGATGTGATTTTAATGGATCTTGTCATGGAAGGAATGGATGGCATCGAAGCAACGAAGAGAATTTGCCAAAAAATTGACGATGCCAAAATCATCGTTCTGACGAGCTTTATTGACGATGATAAAGTCTATCCGGTCATTGAGGCTGGTGCTTTAAGCTATTTGTTAAAAACATCCAAGGCAGGGGAAATTGCTGATGCCATTCGATCTGCAAGTATCGGCGAACCAAGACTTGAATCAAAAGTGGCTGGAAAGGTCATGAATAAGCTCCGTCATTCCTCAAATGGGTCCATCCTTCACGATGCCTTAACAGCACGGGAAATGGAAATCTTGAAGCTGATTGCCGATGGTAAATCAAATAAAGTCATTGCCGAGGAACTATTTATTACCATTAAAACGGTGAAAACCCATATTACCAACATTCTTTCCAAACTCGATGTAGAAGACCGAACGCAAGCGGCTGTGTATGCGCATCGCCATAAGCTGATTCAATAA
- the liaS gene encoding two-component system sensor histidine kinase LiaS yields MRRLHLGIQWQSIRLGVGISLGVVIMTMLPMFFYYQLDPMILLSTRWFGIPFFCILLIISLAIGVSASHVFGYQHKKRLDQLVESILKFENGNFAYRLPSLGDDEIGLAADQLNEMAKRVEGQVASLQKLSNERAEWQVQMKKSVVSEERQRLARELHDAVSQQLFAISMMTSAILEGMKENDEKILKQMRLVERMAGDAQNEMRALLLHLRPITLEGKDLKKGLIELLNEFQAKQPIDIDWEIEDDVPLSKGVEDHLFRIVQEALSNVFRHAKATKVTVRLLIRNRQVQLKIIDNGIGFQTDHVKTASYGLESIRERTSEVGGVAEIMSFEGKGTQIDVKVPIFDEGKGENVR; encoded by the coding sequence ATGAGGAGACTCCATCTAGGTATCCAGTGGCAATCTATTCGTCTTGGAGTAGGGATCTCGCTTGGTGTTGTCATCATGACGATGCTGCCCATGTTTTTTTATTATCAGCTTGATCCGATGATTCTCCTCTCTACCCGCTGGTTCGGCATCCCGTTTTTTTGTATTTTACTGATCATTAGTCTTGCCATTGGGGTTTCTGCCTCACATGTATTTGGCTATCAGCATAAAAAGCGTCTTGATCAGCTTGTAGAGTCGATTTTAAAGTTTGAAAATGGGAACTTTGCATACAGACTGCCGTCTCTTGGTGACGATGAAATTGGCTTAGCGGCCGATCAATTAAATGAAATGGCGAAGCGAGTGGAAGGGCAAGTAGCCTCTTTGCAAAAGCTCTCGAATGAGCGAGCGGAATGGCAGGTGCAAATGAAGAAATCAGTCGTGTCAGAAGAACGTCAACGTCTGGCGCGAGAACTGCATGATGCGGTCAGCCAGCAGTTGTTTGCGATTTCAATGATGACCTCTGCGATTCTTGAAGGTATGAAGGAAAACGATGAAAAGATTTTAAAGCAGATGCGCCTAGTCGAACGAATGGCTGGCGATGCACAAAATGAAATGCGTGCGCTTTTGCTTCATCTCAGACCGATCACCCTTGAAGGAAAAGACTTGAAAAAAGGCTTGATTGAACTCCTAAATGAATTTCAAGCAAAGCAGCCGATTGATATTGATTGGGAAATAGAAGATGATGTACCGCTCTCAAAAGGAGTAGAGGATCACCTCTTCCGAATTGTACAGGAAGCCCTGTCAAATGTGTTCAGGCATGCAAAGGCAACAAAGGTGACAGTACGTCTGCTCATCCGAAATCGGCAAGTTCAGCTGAAGATTATCGATAATGGGATCGGCTTTCAAACAGATCATGTGAAGACAGCTTCCTATGGGCTTGAATCGATTCGTGAAAGAACAAGTGAAGTAGGCGGTGTCGCGGAGATTATGTCATTTGAAGGAAAAGGAACACAAATTGATGTGAAGGTTCCTATTTTTGATGAAGGAAAAGGAGAGAACGTTCGATGA
- the liaF gene encoding cell wall-active antibiotics response protein LiaF, producing the protein MRFSRNQILGIIVVIFGINLFLKIIGIGADLFWPVFFALAGYWLHSRSKRWLGSVSYIFAGFLFLKFLLNITFSLTGYLFAAFLIYAGYRLLKNKPVFDVDKKEAPEGGKPSLKVNLEKEGEQKKTKSQTKPRKEHDFFIGEVRLMKKPFQLSDLTISGFIGDVKIDLSKAIIAEEESTIVISGLIGDVDIYVPQDIEVCVSASAAIGDMKIIDEKRSGFGSKVYVMTDNYDESKRKVKISISLLIGDVDVRYL; encoded by the coding sequence CTGCGTTTTTCAAGGAATCAAATTTTAGGCATCATTGTCGTGATTTTTGGTATTAATCTATTTCTCAAAATTATTGGGATCGGAGCCGATTTGTTTTGGCCTGTGTTTTTTGCGCTTGCGGGCTATTGGCTGCACTCACGATCCAAACGTTGGCTCGGTTCAGTTTCCTATATTTTTGCCGGCTTTCTCTTTTTAAAATTCCTGCTCAATATTACGTTTAGTCTCACAGGGTATTTATTTGCGGCCTTTTTGATATATGCCGGCTATCGCTTATTGAAAAACAAACCCGTTTTTGATGTCGATAAAAAGGAAGCACCGGAGGGCGGTAAGCCATCTCTGAAAGTCAATCTTGAAAAAGAGGGCGAGCAAAAGAAAACAAAGAGCCAGACAAAGCCGCGCAAAGAGCATGACTTTTTTATTGGTGAAGTCAGGCTGATGAAAAAACCGTTTCAATTAAGTGATTTGACGATTTCAGGGTTTATCGGGGATGTCAAAATCGACTTATCCAAGGCGATCATCGCAGAAGAAGAAAGTACGATCGTGATTAGCGGGCTCATTGGAGACGTGGATATTTACGTACCGCAGGATATTGAAGTGTGTGTGAGTGCTTCAGCCGCGATCGGTGATATGAAAATCATAGATGAAAAAAGAAGCGGATTCGGCAGTAAAGTGTATGTGATGACCGACAATTACGATGAGAGTAAACGAAAAGTGAAAATCTCCATCTCTTTACTGATCGGAGATGTGGATGTGAGATACTTATGA